The following nucleotide sequence is from Leptodactylus fuscus isolate aLepFus1 chromosome 10, aLepFus1.hap2, whole genome shotgun sequence.
CTTGAAATGAAATCTTTATCTAAGAGATAAATGGAGCGAGTCAGGCTGGTGTCTGAATAGAGCGGACAGATGTGTGTACAGTATCAGAACAGGAAACTCTCTATCTCTTTATCTTCTCTTACCAACACAAGAACAAGCAATTTTACGAGAAATTTACACTCTGTAAATAATCCAGAGTACAGGAGACAATGAAAGCCAGGCATTATTTCCTAATACAAGGGCTGACATCATAAAAGCCCGACACCTTCATCTTTGTTTTAGATGGGTGGATATTTACAAGAATGCCATGTAACTTCCTTGTTTCGCATCACAGAGGGAACGACCGGCCGCACTGCAGGACTATAGGAAGGCACAGAGCTGGTACTGCTGCATTAACCCTCTGTGATGCCAACTGGGCGTAGGGGAGATATCAAATGTGAGGTCTCCTGACCATCGACGCTGGATGTAGTCACACTTCATCTTACTTCTACAATGGGCTACATGCTTCTGTTGTGTAGTCAGTCGGAAGCAAGTTGCAACTTCACCTATTTCAATTTTTACTCCGAATTCGACAGGACCCTGGCGGTGAAAGTGGTGGAGACCTTATTGCTCTCTCTGGTGTTCATAGTCTCATGCTTTGTCAATATTTCTGCCATTGTCTTGCTGCTTAGAAAGAAGAAACTGGTGACTGCCAACTGCTTTGTGCTGAACCTGTTCTGTTCCGACTTGCTCTTCATCAGTATGATACCGCTCATCTTAGTCGTCCGCTGGACGGAGGTTTGGGTCTTGGGTGATTTCTTCTGCCATCTCCTGTTTTATGTCATCTGCCTCAGTGGTTGCGTTATCCTGATCTCCCTGTCGGCGGTGAGCCTGGAGAGGATGGTCTGTATCATGAAGTTGTCCCAGGCCACCTCCTGTAATGTTAAGGTGGTGGCAATAGGAATTGTAACCATCTGGGGCTTCTCGGCAATGACCGCCCTACCGTTGTGTCTATTCTTCAAAGTAATACCCCAGAAAGTGAATAATAGGGTAAGTCACTGTAAGAATGTATTTTCCAATATTATGTAATATTACAGTATTTAACCTTAaaggatattgttatatacattaATGAATTTTGTCCTTTTTCCATGAACTACAGAGCTGAAATCCACTTTTTGTCTCTTCTATATTCGTTTCCTTGTTTCTCTTACTGTCAGGAGTATTGGCTCTAATAACGGACATAAACTGAGTCTGCGGGGTCACTTTAAGTAGTTATATCTCTGCATTATAAAACGTAGAACAGTGCctttggtgtcatataaaaggtTTATATTCACTAAAATACAGTGTGGTTTGGcatagattaaatatatatataatatatatatatatatttgccgcTGCACCTGCTTTAAATTCTGACTGTTGTCAATTGATATTtaaacaaatattataaataaaacaGAATCTCATCCTTCATACAACACCAAAACCGCTGTTCTATGCTTTATAAAGGCCGATCTATAACTGTATAAGTTCTctctcccctccagactcctttaCCCCGTACACCCGTACTCTTGTAAGAAGCCAGTGAGAAAAACAAGGAATACAGAAAATCTGTTAATAGAGTATATGACAATATTATATttcatattaaagaggttgtccgggaaTTCTAGAACTCAATACCTTAGCCAGACCTGTAGCATACTTGTAGGTATAGAACTAGGCATGCTTGCCATACAGGACTCTACAAAAGCTGGGTGATGACAACATGTGATCTGTGCAGTAACTACGTCTATATAGGATGACACCCAGCTTAACCTACCAATGTCACCTGTGTCCTTACAATCTGTacttgttttggtttgtttttttatttttttatgtagattgtgagccccatatagagatcacaatgtactttatttttttcctatcagtatgtctttgtagaatgggaggaaatccacacaaacacagggagcacatacaaactccttgcagatgttgttcctggcaaaattcgaacccaggactccagcgctgcaagtctgcagtgctaaccactgagccaccgcgttgcccccCAATCTGTACTTATTTGTGATGAATTCACGtgcggcagatttgttgcagccaTTGTCTCAGGCATCTGAACAGGACTTGCAGAAATCAAGGCATCTATCCCAGATATACGGGACAGATTTTCCGTGGAAGAACTCACTCTTCTACATTACATCAACTATTACCTTCTATGTCCACCTAGCAAGTGTAATTGTCCGTGtagcagacaatccctttaagagggggCTGAATAGAACCTTTAGTCCTTTTTAGGGAGAAATATACTTCTTACTGTCTGATGTTTGTCGTCTTGTCCGGTATATAAACTACAGCACGTTGCAGACATTATACACTGGCTGTATACCATCATACATAGTGTAGTGTTGGTGTTGGTAGCGGAGTTGGGCAAATTGGTTTACAAAAACCGGATTCGACTCCAATATTCCAGGATCCGATGGAATAACTCCATAGAATAGCATTGCCTCTGTATTTTACACATACAGCCTATGGGGTCAGTGCCTACAAGTGTGGATAGGCCGTATTCTCAAGCATGATTTTGCCATGAGAACGTCATCCATTATAATTTCCCGATATTGTTCAAAGTTAGAAATATCAGATTTGGAATCCGTGAAATCCATCTGCTGTGTGACCAGGATTACATCAGGGCTGGTTAATCTCTATGTAGACATTCATTGTTTACAGAGATCAAAAAACCACAAATCTTAAGACTTTCTTTGAGGCTATCGCAGCGTTTTCTAACTATATGTTTTCAGAGGATTTAGTATTTACCacggctgatatcagatagttgGGCTGTAAAAGGGACAACGACGAGAATTGTTGGATTTAGAGATTATGTTTTTATAGGGAGTCTTAGGTCAGTTcaagtgccccatgtgactgTCTTGAGACTGGGGTTGAATCAGCTTTCCTAACCATCACGGCGGGTGTATGAAGTGCGGGGTTGATCTTCTTACCCCTGGAACGATTATATAAAATGTTAGGTGCCTTCTCCACTAGGAGTTGAAGGATTGTCCCACTTCACATTcccatctacactcaccggccactttattaggtacaccatgctagtaacgggttggacccccttttgccttcagaactgcctcaattcttcgtggcatagattcaacaaggtgctggaagcattcctcagagattttggtccatattgacatgatggcatcacacagttgccgcagatttgtcggctgcacatccatgatgcgaatctcccgttccaccacatcccaaagatgctctattggattgagatctggtgactgtggaggccattggagtacagtgaactcattgttatgttcaagaaaccagtctgagatgattccagctttatgacatggcattgcattatcctgctgaaagtagccatcagatgttgggtacattgtggtcataaagggatggacatggtcagcaacaatactcaggtaggctttggcgttgcaacgatgctcaattggtaccaaggggcccaaagagtgccaagaaaatattccccacaccatgacaccaccaccaccagcctgaaccgttgatacaaggcaggatggatccatgctttcatgttgttgacgccaaattctgaccctaccatccgaatgtcgcagcagaaatcgagactcatcagaccaggcaacgtttttccaatcttcaattgtccaatttcgatgagcttgtgcaaattgtagcctcagtttcctgttcttagctgaaaggagtggcacccggtgtggtcttctgctgctgtagcccatctgtagcctcaaagttggacgtactgtgcgttcagagatgctcttctggctaccttggttgtaacgggtggctatttgagccactgttgcctttctatcagctcgaaccagtctggccattctcctctgacctctggcatcaacaacgcatttccgcccacagaactgccgctcactggatgttttttctttttcggaccattctctgtaaaccctagagatggttgtgcgtgaaaatcccagcagatcagcagtttctgaaatactcagaccagcccttctggcaccaacaaccatgccacgttcaaaggcactcaaatcacctttcttccccatactgatgctcggtttgaactgcaggagattgtcttgaccatgtctacatgcctaaatgcactgagttgccgccatgtgattggctgattagaaattaagtgttaacgagcagttggacaggtgtacctaataaagtggccggtgagtgtatattatgtGTGACCactctttggaggaggaatcctggaagtgatgatacggcccccgcagagccctgatctcaacatcacccagtctgtcagggaggacatgaagagacagacggattggagcaagcaacatccacagaagatctgggcttaattctccaagatggtgggaaaaacctctctgccgagttccttcaagtaTTGTATGCAAGTGtattgagaagaactgatgggcagcaaagggcaaaggtcacaccatagattgatgggatttagacttCTATTAACGAAACCATTCTTACTATGCAGCATTTAACAACTTTTGCACAGCATTGTACTTGTGTGGTCTTAAGCCGTCATCCACTTTATAATCTCATTTGGTCAACAGATATTTGACcaaatacacatgcatgcttggctcagaCAAGCTTCTATGTCCTCAGAATGGAGAGAGGGTAGTAAGCCACCCACGGGAGGCAATTTATCTCCTCTGAAGACAAAAAGATCTGGTATCTTAGATGTAACTTCCGATCCTCCTTCTATACTCTCTAGATTCTCCGCCATACTGAAAGTTCTAAGGGTTAAATCGTATTGCCTCTGGTTCAACTCCCCATTGGTCGTTCCATATAACGTAACTGTCGGGTTTctcatatatgtatattgtagCTTGATGTTCGCTATTCTCCTATGATACACTTTTCATCTCTCTTTGGGTTCTTCAGATATTTTCCTTGTCGTATTATTTTGCACTACACCGTTGTATCTTAGATTTCCATTGACAATAACCTAACACCACATTATTATACACAGGTTGTATTCGAGGTttgtgttatattttattttgcatctTGGTAAAATGTTGAATGGTTTGTTCAGGCCAATATGTAAAGAGCTGCTCTATATACAAATCTGGTTCCATTGTGAGATATGAAGCCATTTCTCTGAGTATTTGCATACATGTCAAATAAACGTCCTGGCCATGTGGAGCGAAACAATAGCGCATGTTCATAAAGAAACAGATTCCGAAAATAACCACCAAATATGTCTGCCCCTATAATagcttcagatcccagagtataagagGTGGAGGCCtatgggaggtgacaaaaataaaagaaacattcatactcacttcCATTACTACTTTTGGGCTTCTTCGTGATGCTTGGCTCAAGGAGGCCCAAAACAGTTAATATAGGAAAGTTTTTGTTTGTTGTCTATAATACCTTCTCCTGGGCCTCATCGTATTATATCCTGgagactgaagagaccccagaatataatgttaCTTTCATGTTGACATAAGCTGTTAGCAcgataggctaggttcacacttgtgtcatgCTCTCCATCTTGGTATCCGCtgtgggacctgaaaaacggagagCCCACCAGCTAAAAC
It contains:
- the FFAR4 gene encoding free fatty acid receptor 4 translates to MGYMLLLCSQSEASCNFTYFNFYSEFDRTLAVKVVETLLLSLVFIVSCFVNISAIVLLLRKKKLVTANCFVLNLFCSDLLFISMIPLILVVRWTEVWVLGDFFCHLLFYVICLSGCVILISLSAVSLERMVCIMKLSQATSCNVKVVAIGIVTIWGFSAMTALPLCLFFKVIPQKVNNRDVQICTLVWPTVAEEIAWDISFIVLDFLIPGLSIIISYTKIFKITKEISERMISSTAYSEVHQYRVSQRDYRLFRTLFILMISFFVMWTPVCIIVLLLLLHNLTENFILSPTVFFWITVFTFCNSIVNPILYNINLLKQQWWRIIFCGNPEDNVDTTETTNKRIENQNGTSESK